The Geoglobus acetivorans genome window below encodes:
- the cdhD gene encoding CO dehydrogenase/acetyl-CoA synthase subunit delta: protein MANKFTLEEFFEKLKKYNVEELEGVRIEGDLEIEIEPGSGLDANVIQALAALAGYTQLIQEFGNFLYHTSMAFTYLQRLSNALGIQLPVGMAQPAVPAQQIQPAEILEKPRFEIPESLAPARFEPYKVEYPGVIEEVTLGATRADGGTRESVVTIGGERSLAFYNFDAQNPHTPVIAIDIFDRRPMLAKAVREHYEDVLDDPAEWARKAVKDFGADLVTLHLISTDPLLEDTPASEAVKVVEEVLQAVKVPLIIGGSGNKEKDPEVLEKAAEVAEGERVMLASATLDMDWERIGNAAKKHGHVILSWTQMDINNQKTLNRYLLKRVGIERDSLVMDPTTAALGYGLDYAFTNMERIRISGLRGDQDLNFPISSGTTNAWGARESWMIDSPIEGDTPWGPRELRGPIWEIITGMTLALAGVDLFMMMHPGAVAVVKDWMGMLSGAVKESIKDVDAWITMEV, encoded by the coding sequence ATGGCAAATAAATTTACCCTTGAAGAATTTTTTGAAAAGCTGAAAAAGTATAATGTCGAAGAGCTTGAAGGAGTAAGAATTGAGGGTGACCTCGAAATTGAGATTGAACCGGGTAGTGGTTTGGATGCAAACGTTATCCAGGCTTTAGCCGCTTTGGCAGGATATACACAGCTGATACAGGAATTTGGAAACTTCCTCTACCACACAAGCATGGCCTTCACCTATCTGCAGAGACTCTCAAACGCACTTGGAATCCAGCTGCCAGTCGGTATGGCGCAGCCTGCAGTACCTGCACAGCAGATTCAGCCAGCAGAGATCCTCGAAAAGCCCAGGTTTGAAATTCCAGAAAGCCTTGCCCCGGCCAGGTTTGAACCATACAAAGTGGAATATCCTGGAGTCATTGAAGAGGTAACACTCGGTGCTACAAGAGCGGACGGCGGTACACGAGAGAGCGTGGTAACAATAGGCGGCGAGAGAAGTCTTGCATTCTACAACTTCGACGCCCAGAATCCACACACACCAGTGATTGCAATAGACATATTTGACAGAAGACCAATGCTGGCAAAGGCCGTGAGAGAACACTACGAAGACGTGCTTGACGATCCGGCAGAGTGGGCAAGAAAGGCCGTGAAAGATTTTGGTGCGGACCTTGTAACGCTCCACCTCATAAGCACAGACCCGCTCCTCGAGGATACTCCTGCAAGTGAGGCAGTAAAGGTTGTTGAAGAGGTTCTCCAGGCCGTAAAGGTCCCACTCATCATAGGTGGATCAGGTAACAAGGAAAAAGATCCCGAAGTGCTAGAGAAAGCAGCTGAAGTTGCTGAAGGAGAGAGAGTGATGCTTGCAAGCGCAACACTCGACATGGACTGGGAGAGAATCGGCAACGCAGCGAAGAAACACGGGCATGTTATCCTCAGCTGGACCCAGATGGACATCAACAACCAGAAGACCCTTAACAGATACCTGCTGAAGAGAGTCGGAATTGAGAGAGATAGCTTAGTTATGGACCCAACAACCGCTGCTCTCGGATACGGTCTTGATTACGCGTTCACCAACATGGAAAGGATCAGAATTTCAGGACTGAGGGGCGATCAGGACCTCAACTTCCCGATTTCGAGTGGAACCACAAATGCATGGGGTGCAAGAGAGTCTTGGATGATTGACTCTCCGATAGAGGGAGATACCCCGTGGGGCCCAAGAGAACTGAGAGGTCCGATCTGGGAGATAATCACCGGAATGACACTTGCTCTCGCAGGCGTGGATCTCTTCATGATGATGCATCCGGGTGCTGTGGCAGTGGTAAAAGACTGGATGGGCATGCTTTCGGGAGCCGTGAAAGAGTCCATCAAGGATGTCGATGCCTGGATAACCATGGAGGTGTAA
- a CDS encoding AAA family ATPase translates to MTVIAVTGKGGTGKTILSALLTHFISQTTSKVLAVDADPDSNLPDALGVAELVEKTLGEVRETFQVSRDEMGTANKEQWLEGRIYGEAICECDNYDLIVMGRPEGEGCYCYANSLLRGVLRKLMRHYEYIIIDSEAGLEHFSRKTIDSADYIVVVTDMSKKGLATAKRIKELSEELDLKFKDIFLVGNRITSKEAEETIRKFADEIGMKVLDFLPFDEKIAELDLKGEPVVNLPESSEYYQKARKIAEMFIELHAKSTTK, encoded by the coding sequence ATGACAGTGATAGCAGTTACAGGGAAAGGAGGGACAGGAAAAACAATACTTTCAGCGCTCCTCACCCATTTTATTTCTCAGACGACAAGCAAGGTGCTGGCGGTTGACGCTGACCCGGACAGCAACCTTCCGGACGCACTGGGCGTAGCTGAGCTTGTGGAGAAAACGCTTGGAGAAGTAAGAGAAACATTTCAGGTAAGCAGAGACGAAATGGGTACCGCCAACAAAGAGCAGTGGCTCGAGGGGAGGATATACGGCGAAGCGATTTGTGAATGCGACAATTATGACCTGATAGTGATGGGCAGACCTGAAGGAGAGGGCTGCTACTGTTATGCCAACAGCCTCCTCAGAGGGGTTTTGAGAAAGCTCATGAGACACTATGAATACATCATCATCGACAGCGAAGCAGGACTTGAACACTTCAGCAGAAAGACAATCGACAGCGCAGACTACATTGTTGTTGTAACTGACATGTCCAAGAAGGGACTTGCAACAGCAAAGAGAATAAAGGAACTCAGTGAAGAACTGGATCTCAAATTTAAAGACATATTCCTCGTGGGAAATAGAATAACCAGTAAAGAGGCAGAAGAGACTATCAGAAAATTCGCAGACGAGATAGGGATGAAAGTGCTGGACTTTCTACCGTTTGATGAAAAAATTGCTGAACTTGATCTGAAGGGAGAACCTGTGGTGAACCTCCCTGAAAGTTCAGAATATTACCAAAAAGCAAGGAAAATAGCCGAGATGTTTATCGAACTTCATGCTAAATCTACCACTAAATAA
- the cdhC gene encoding CO dehydrogenase/CO-methylating acetyl-CoA synthase complex subunit beta, whose product MAERKRVEIPEGAKIKEVQGTEAEFPFDISPMFEGERVRKGDMFVELGGPSQPGFELVLALPEDQVEDMKVTLIGPDLDEMEEGKAYPYAMIYYIAGSQVEEDLEPVIERRNHDFQNYIEGYMHLNQRYDIWIRLSKGALKKGLKSLTEIAHATMFLFKNELPFIEKIEAVYITDKDLVEKILNEVAMPIYEERDARVETLHDEDVDEFYSCTLCQSFAPTNVCVVSPDRPSLCGAISWFDGRAAARVDPEGPNKAIPKGDVVDPVGGEYSGVNEFAKEESGGEYDRIKLHSFFEYPHTSCGCFEVIGFYMPEVDGIGWVHRGYPEPAPNGLTFSTMAGQTGGGKQVIGFLGIGISYFRSKKFIQADGGWYRTVWMPKELKQRIEKYIPEDVRDKIATEEDARTIDELKEFLKKVNHPVVTGVTRPVDGKKITEGWKEEEEEVEEVEEAPAEAEVAEAQPAQQVVQPAQMPMMPQMPAFQMPQIQLPAAQPATAGIKLIIKDAKIVIDKIIVKSEEKKGGK is encoded by the coding sequence ATGGCAGAAAGAAAAAGGGTGGAAATTCCTGAAGGTGCGAAAATAAAGGAAGTTCAGGGGACTGAGGCGGAGTTTCCGTTTGATATATCCCCAATGTTTGAAGGAGAGAGGGTCAGAAAGGGAGACATGTTTGTGGAGCTTGGAGGTCCATCACAGCCAGGATTCGAGCTTGTGCTCGCCCTTCCTGAAGATCAGGTTGAAGACATGAAGGTTACGCTGATTGGCCCAGACCTTGATGAGATGGAAGAGGGGAAGGCATACCCATATGCCATGATCTACTACATCGCAGGCAGCCAGGTTGAAGAGGATCTCGAGCCGGTTATTGAAAGAAGAAACCACGATTTCCAGAACTACATCGAGGGATACATGCACCTTAATCAGAGATATGATATATGGATCAGGCTGAGCAAGGGTGCGCTGAAGAAGGGGCTCAAAAGCCTGACCGAGATCGCTCATGCGACCATGTTCCTGTTCAAGAACGAGCTGCCCTTCATAGAGAAGATCGAGGCAGTTTACATCACAGACAAGGATCTTGTGGAAAAGATCCTGAACGAGGTCGCAATGCCGATTTACGAGGAGAGAGATGCAAGAGTTGAGACACTCCATGATGAAGACGTCGACGAATTCTATTCATGCACACTCTGCCAGAGCTTCGCACCAACAAACGTATGTGTTGTCAGCCCGGACAGACCATCACTCTGCGGTGCTATAAGCTGGTTTGATGGCAGGGCTGCTGCAAGAGTTGATCCGGAGGGGCCGAACAAGGCCATACCGAAAGGAGATGTCGTAGATCCAGTAGGTGGAGAGTACAGTGGAGTTAATGAGTTCGCAAAAGAGGAGAGCGGTGGAGAATACGACAGAATCAAGCTCCACAGCTTCTTCGAGTATCCACACACCTCATGCGGATGCTTTGAGGTCATAGGATTCTATATGCCAGAAGTTGATGGTATAGGCTGGGTCCACAGAGGGTATCCCGAACCTGCACCAAACGGACTCACGTTCTCAACAATGGCCGGTCAGACCGGTGGAGGAAAGCAGGTTATTGGTTTCCTCGGTATCGGAATAAGCTACTTCAGGAGCAAGAAGTTCATTCAGGCCGATGGTGGATGGTACAGGACTGTCTGGATGCCAAAGGAGCTGAAACAGAGAATCGAAAAATACATTCCAGAGGATGTGAGAGATAAGATCGCAACTGAAGAGGACGCGAGAACGATTGATGAACTCAAGGAGTTCCTCAAGAAGGTTAACCACCCCGTCGTTACCGGAGTTACAAGACCCGTAGACGGTAAGAAAATAACAGAGGGCTGGAAAGAGGAAGAAGAAGAGGTCGAAGAGGTAGAGGAGGCTCCAGCAGAGGCTGAGGTTGCCGAGGCGCAGCCCGCACAGCAGGTGGTACAGCCGGCACAGATGCCCATGATGCCACAGATGCCTGCATTCCAGATGCCGCAGATTCAGCTCCCGGCAGCACAGCCGGCAACCGCTGGAATCAAGCTGATAATCAAGGATGCAAAAATCGTTATCGACAAGATAATTGTTAAAAGCGAGGAGAAGAAGGGAGGGAAATGA
- the cdhB gene encoding CO dehydrogenase/acetyl-CoA synthase complex subunit epsilon, which produces MAVKKEDKYPAARRYQVADIQVSREATAVKPNVVVNLVKKAKHPVLVTGGQLLKDPKLVEFAVKFHEKGIPIIATGGSSKPLIEKGVKPQSAVFPLHYVTQFMLDEEWQGFDGKGSYDVVLYLGFLPYYLSRMLSALKHFSKITTISLDEFYQPHAKFSFTNLTANKEMHYQMLEEVVNNL; this is translated from the coding sequence ATGGCAGTAAAGAAGGAAGATAAATATCCGGCTGCGAGGAGATATCAGGTTGCCGATATTCAGGTGAGCAGAGAGGCCACAGCAGTAAAACCAAATGTGGTTGTAAATCTCGTAAAGAAGGCAAAACATCCAGTACTCGTCACAGGAGGTCAGCTCCTGAAGGATCCGAAGCTTGTTGAATTTGCAGTCAAGTTTCACGAGAAGGGGATTCCAATCATAGCCACTGGAGGATCAAGCAAGCCACTTATTGAAAAGGGAGTTAAGCCCCAGTCAGCCGTATTCCCTCTGCACTACGTAACCCAGTTCATGCTCGACGAAGAGTGGCAGGGGTTCGATGGTAAGGGATCCTATGATGTCGTTCTCTACCTGGGTTTCCTGCCATACTACCTCTCGAGGATGCTTTCAGCACTGAAGCACTTCTCCAAGATAACCACAATAAGCTTGGACGAATTTTACCAGCCACACGCAAAATTCAGTTTCACAAACCTAACCGCAAATAAGGAAATGCATTATCAGATGCTTGAAGAGGTTGTGAATAATCTGTAA
- the cdhA gene encoding CO dehydrogenase/acetyl-CoA synthase complex subunit alpha yields MAFELKKGLFAIDEMRNVSIKIGKVVEEEEEWTEPMGPTPKPGILELRKWDHKLLERFEPFYAPMSDYCNLCTMGPCDLSMNKRGACGIDLKTAKARLVTIACCIGAAAHTAHARHLLDHLIEDYGEDLPIDLGGDINVEAPNIRTIIGIKPRTLGDLREALDWAEKEIVKVLHATHIGNEESFIDYESKAMHVGMADHIGMEVADIAQIVAYNLPKAEQDTPLVDTGFGIVDKSKPVIVVVGHNVMYSRPVVEYLEEQGRIDDFEIAGLCCTAHDMTRVSSKTKIFGPISYQLRVIRSGLPDVLISDEQCIRADLLEACKAVGIPLIATSDAAIRGLPDVSDWPVDKIVDALVSGKLPGVFLSDPEKVGQVAPLVAEAVFKKHGGERKYRFFETDEDLWGEINKCTQCMSCVFTCPHNLRIDQGMAHAQKTKDLSKLGYLEEQCLACGKCEQACPKNIKIINVIMASNFEKLYNKSGKTRVGRGPIQDTEVRNVGQPIVMGQIPGIIAAVGCINFPDEMQSIREILEEFLKRRYIVVTSGCHAMDIGMLKDEEGQTLFEKYPGIFDAGGLVNTGSCVSNSHISGVAMKVASIFAMRPLRGNYAEIADYILNRVGAVGFSWGPYSHKAASIATGFNRLGVPVVVGPHGAKYRRAYIGRYYKPEKWWAYDIKTRKKMNIEPAPDSLLVAVETKEEAIVQLARLALRPNDTSQGRQIKLTHYLELSQKYLGTLPDDWPLYVRSEADLPLKMKDQLLQILESDYGWKIDWDKKKILEGPIRPFDAGFNPTLVEEVYEKYAGEKPPQ; encoded by the coding sequence ATGGCTTTCGAACTTAAAAAAGGTTTGTTTGCAATAGATGAGATGAGAAACGTAAGTATAAAGATAGGAAAGGTAGTCGAAGAAGAGGAAGAATGGACCGAGCCAATGGGACCCACACCAAAGCCCGGTATTCTTGAACTGAGGAAGTGGGATCACAAACTGCTCGAAAGGTTTGAACCTTTCTATGCTCCGATGTCTGACTACTGCAACCTCTGTACGATGGGCCCATGTGACCTATCCATGAACAAGAGGGGTGCGTGCGGCATTGACCTGAAAACAGCCAAGGCAAGACTCGTTACTATCGCATGCTGTATTGGTGCTGCCGCCCACACAGCCCATGCAAGGCACCTTCTTGATCACCTGATTGAGGATTATGGTGAGGACCTTCCAATAGACCTGGGTGGAGACATAAATGTAGAGGCTCCAAATATTAGGACGATCATCGGCATAAAGCCAAGAACTCTCGGAGATCTGAGAGAAGCTCTCGACTGGGCTGAAAAAGAGATCGTCAAAGTACTGCACGCAACACACATAGGAAATGAGGAGAGCTTCATAGATTACGAAAGCAAGGCCATGCATGTAGGTATGGCAGACCACATAGGTATGGAAGTGGCTGACATTGCCCAGATCGTGGCATATAACCTGCCTAAAGCCGAGCAGGATACTCCTCTTGTAGATACCGGATTTGGGATTGTCGACAAGAGCAAACCAGTTATTGTCGTTGTTGGCCATAACGTGATGTATTCAAGGCCGGTTGTGGAATATCTTGAAGAGCAGGGAAGAATCGATGACTTCGAGATTGCCGGACTCTGCTGTACGGCGCATGACATGACGAGAGTCAGTTCAAAAACAAAGATTTTCGGGCCAATAAGCTATCAGCTCAGAGTTATAAGGTCTGGATTGCCGGATGTGCTGATAAGCGACGAGCAGTGCATTAGGGCAGACCTGCTCGAGGCATGTAAGGCCGTTGGAATCCCGCTCATCGCCACAAGCGATGCAGCAATAAGAGGGCTGCCGGACGTGAGCGACTGGCCAGTTGACAAGATTGTCGATGCTCTCGTAAGCGGAAAGCTTCCGGGCGTTTTCCTGTCAGATCCTGAAAAGGTTGGTCAGGTTGCTCCACTTGTTGCTGAGGCGGTGTTCAAGAAGCACGGTGGCGAGAGAAAATACAGATTCTTCGAAACGGACGAGGACCTCTGGGGTGAGATCAACAAGTGTACGCAGTGCATGAGCTGTGTGTTCACCTGCCCACACAACCTGAGAATCGACCAGGGAATGGCTCACGCCCAGAAGACAAAAGACCTGAGCAAGCTCGGATATCTTGAAGAACAGTGTCTTGCATGTGGAAAGTGTGAGCAGGCATGCCCGAAGAACATTAAAATCATTAACGTGATAATGGCAAGCAACTTTGAAAAGCTCTACAACAAAAGCGGTAAGACCAGAGTCGGCAGAGGTCCGATACAGGATACTGAAGTGAGAAACGTCGGTCAGCCCATTGTCATGGGTCAGATTCCCGGAATTATTGCAGCTGTTGGTTGCATAAACTTCCCGGACGAAATGCAGTCGATAAGAGAGATACTTGAGGAATTCCTCAAGAGAAGATATATCGTGGTAACATCAGGTTGCCACGCAATGGACATAGGCATGCTCAAGGATGAAGAGGGGCAGACCCTGTTTGAGAAATATCCTGGCATATTCGATGCAGGTGGTCTCGTCAACACCGGAAGCTGCGTGTCCAACTCACACATAAGCGGTGTGGCAATGAAGGTTGCGAGCATTTTCGCAATGAGGCCGCTCAGAGGAAACTATGCCGAAATTGCAGACTACATCCTGAACAGAGTTGGTGCTGTTGGATTCAGCTGGGGACCGTACAGCCACAAGGCTGCAAGTATTGCAACAGGCTTCAACAGACTCGGTGTTCCGGTCGTTGTTGGACCGCATGGTGCCAAATACAGAAGGGCATACATAGGCAGATACTACAAGCCTGAAAAGTGGTGGGCATATGACATAAAGACCAGAAAGAAGATGAACATCGAACCTGCCCCAGATTCACTGCTTGTTGCAGTCGAGACCAAGGAAGAGGCAATCGTCCAGTTGGCAAGGCTCGCGCTGAGACCCAACGACACCAGCCAGGGAAGACAGATCAAGCTCACGCACTACCTCGAACTGAGCCAGAAGTACCTCGGCACACTGCCAGATGACTGGCCATTGTATGTCAGAAGCGAGGCAGACCTCCCACTGAAGATGAAAGACCAGCTCCTGCAGATTCTCGAAAGTGACTACGGCTGGAAGATTGACTGGGACAAGAAGAAGATACTTGAAGGGCCAATAAGACCGTTTGATGCAGGATTTAACCCGACGCTCGTTGAGGAGGTTTATGAAAAATACGCGGGGGAAAAGCCCCCACAGTAA
- a CDS encoding molybdopterin dinucleotide binding domain-containing protein, protein MPLQFSKFLKKVSVEVVVGRLSYQVEAMDKGKFSEEFVEKSAVIYFTDDFAKKNGFKEGDIVKVTAKGRSVNLKVLISDTAPDDGAFMPNSIYSSYLTDFDDFKRFQATIEPVEGSVTKPEEIMQKVLT, encoded by the coding sequence ATGCCTCTCCAGTTCTCAAAATTCCTGAAAAAGGTAAGTGTGGAAGTGGTTGTCGGGAGGCTCAGCTACCAGGTCGAGGCGATGGACAAAGGCAAATTTAGCGAAGAATTTGTCGAAAAATCGGCAGTAATATACTTCACAGATGATTTTGCAAAGAAAAATGGTTTCAAAGAGGGAGATATTGTGAAGGTTACGGCTAAAGGGCGGAGCGTAAATCTCAAAGTCCTGATATCAGATACTGCTCCTGACGATGGAGCATTTATGCCAAACAGCATATACAGCTCATATCTCACAGATTTCGACGATTTCAAGAGGTTTCAGGCTACGATTGAACCTGTGGAGGGTAGTGTTACTAAACCTGAAGAAATTATGCAAAAAGTGTTAACGTAA
- a CDS encoding formylmethanofuran dehydrogenase subunit B translates to MYTCAGCSCLCDDIEIETEKGDVKTVFNACRRGAGIFLNYRLSRAEPMVDGKSADFEQAIEKAQELIQSSEKLAIYGLDTTTLEVQELAIKLAEKKGAYIDDNSTFCLGDFVETILKGELPSTTLEEVKNNAYVITYWGSDAYHSLSRHMSRYTYYPRGGKRQRGYEEDRFLVVIDVRKTHTAKLAKKNARFLQIRDDLELIEAFNQALDGKAPSIFVNDIPRILKEMEKADFNVIFGGLGLKYGLKGNYDPFKNLMARLNERTGVYFIPAGCHPNMRGFNELMFEKTGEINRYSFREQRSSDEFAFHKLLENDAIDTAVIIGTDPLNSLPFEYAKKLAKINTIVIDPRETFTGRFAKVVLPSAIAGVETGGTMIRSDGVRVELKPLFEKEINDERILGRLLEVV, encoded by the coding sequence ATGTACACATGTGCGGGATGCTCATGTCTGTGTGATGACATTGAAATAGAGACAGAAAAGGGCGACGTAAAAACTGTTTTTAACGCCTGCAGAAGAGGTGCAGGAATATTTCTGAACTACAGGCTCTCAAGGGCTGAACCGATGGTTGACGGAAAAAGTGCCGACTTCGAGCAGGCTATCGAGAAGGCTCAGGAGCTGATTCAAAGTTCGGAAAAACTTGCAATTTACGGACTGGACACAACAACCCTCGAAGTCCAGGAGCTTGCGATAAAACTTGCGGAAAAGAAAGGAGCATACATAGACGACAACTCAACATTCTGCCTCGGAGATTTTGTGGAAACGATTCTGAAAGGAGAACTGCCCAGCACCACACTCGAAGAGGTCAAGAATAACGCATACGTGATCACATACTGGGGGAGTGATGCGTACCACAGCCTCTCGAGACACATGTCCCGATACACATACTATCCGAGAGGCGGAAAAAGGCAGCGTGGCTACGAGGAAGACAGATTTCTCGTGGTCATCGATGTTAGAAAAACCCATACAGCTAAGCTTGCCAAGAAAAATGCCAGATTTCTTCAGATAAGGGACGATCTGGAGCTGATCGAGGCGTTCAATCAGGCTCTCGACGGAAAAGCTCCGTCAATTTTCGTCAACGACATACCCAGAATCCTGAAAGAAATGGAAAAAGCGGACTTCAACGTTATATTTGGAGGACTTGGATTGAAATACGGGCTGAAAGGCAATTATGACCCGTTTAAAAACCTCATGGCAAGGTTAAACGAAAGAACAGGAGTTTACTTCATCCCGGCCGGTTGCCATCCAAACATGAGGGGGTTCAACGAACTGATGTTTGAGAAAACAGGTGAAATCAACCGGTACAGCTTCAGAGAGCAGCGCAGTTCAGACGAGTTCGCATTCCACAAACTTCTCGAAAACGATGCAATAGATACCGCTGTGATAATTGGTACTGACCCTCTAAATTCCCTGCCGTTTGAATATGCGAAAAAACTGGCAAAAATAAACACAATCGTGATTGACCCGAGAGAGACATTTACCGGCAGATTTGCCAAGGTTGTCCTGCCATCAGCAATTGCCGGAGTGGAGACAGGTGGAACGATGATCAGGAGTGATGGTGTCAGAGTTGAGCTGAAACCTCTGTTTGAGAAGGAAATCAACGACGAGCGTATTCTCGGCAGACTGCTGGAGGTGGTCTGA
- a CDS encoding (Fe-S)-binding protein, which produces MPITPMEIYKLLPKTNCKKCGEQTCMAFAFKVVNRDKQIEECTPLFEEEKYTKQKEQLLEMLEPLKEASETGLIVDESKCTGCANCIVVCPVHAAEDAYGSGSGFGPKIDDPIYRLENGVLKIINVQRCRRYGKNRILCVACRENCPSDAISFLEG; this is translated from the coding sequence ATGCCGATCACACCAATGGAGATTTACAAACTTTTACCGAAAACCAACTGCAAGAAATGCGGCGAGCAAACGTGCATGGCCTTTGCCTTCAAGGTTGTCAACAGAGATAAGCAGATAGAAGAATGCACACCTCTTTTTGAAGAGGAAAAATACACAAAACAAAAAGAACAGCTCCTTGAAATGCTCGAACCCCTGAAAGAGGCAAGTGAAACAGGACTGATTGTCGATGAAAGCAAATGCACGGGATGTGCAAACTGCATTGTTGTGTGCCCTGTGCACGCAGCAGAAGATGCCTACGGATCGGGAAGCGGGTTTGGACCGAAAATCGACGATCCCATTTACAGGCTGGAAAATGGGGTGCTTAAAATAATCAACGTCCAGAGGTGCAGAAGATACGGTAAGAACAGGATACTCTGTGTAGCATGCAGAGAGAACTGCCCAAGCGATGCAATAAGTTTTCTGGAGGGGTGA
- a CDS encoding glucose-6-phosphate isomerase family protein translates to MKPVVDFERFKPDIRYAYDLKPVLRQPDELKDNFPAYFMYRDAYLTGEDWEKIKEAGLRYDYTITPPAVIGDEYIKTYGHYHPKAGKLSFPEVYQVIEGKALFIIQKRSNEDDQIEDVVAVEVEEGEIIIVPPEYGHVMVNRTDRRLVTSNWVCRNFSSIYEPYTNLRGACYYLTRLGWVKNTNYAAVPELRFARPNQILDVSGDMYDLVNEIEVLEFLADPDGYEDMFKKALKFD, encoded by the coding sequence ATGAAACCGGTGGTAGATTTTGAAAGATTCAAGCCCGATATCAGATACGCTTACGATTTAAAACCGGTTTTGCGTCAGCCTGATGAACTTAAGGATAACTTTCCGGCATATTTCATGTACAGGGATGCTTATTTAACCGGAGAGGATTGGGAGAAGATAAAAGAGGCAGGTTTGAGATATGACTACACTATAACTCCTCCAGCAGTTATCGGGGACGAGTACATAAAGACCTATGGCCACTACCACCCCAAGGCTGGAAAACTCAGCTTTCCTGAAGTTTATCAGGTCATTGAAGGAAAGGCGCTTTTTATAATTCAGAAAAGGAGCAATGAGGATGATCAGATTGAAGATGTTGTGGCTGTGGAGGTTGAAGAAGGAGAGATCATAATTGTTCCTCCTGAATATGGTCATGTTATGGTAAACAGAACTGACAGGAGGCTGGTAACCTCCAACTGGGTTTGCAGGAATTTCAGTTCGATTTACGAGCCATATACCAATCTCAGAGGCGCGTGCTATTATCTGACCCGGTTGGGATGGGTGAAAAACACGAATTATGCTGCGGTCCCTGAATTAAGGTTCGCCAGGCCCAATCAGATTCTTGATGTATCCGGGGACATGTATGACCTCGTAAACGAGATTGAAGTGCTTGAATTCCTCGCTGACCCGGATGGGTATGAAGATATGTTCAAAAAAGCTTTAAAGTTCGATTAA
- a CDS encoding NAD+ synthase gives MTWEKIEKRICQFIKKRVEMANADGVVVALSGGIDSSVVAYLSVRALGPERVFGLLLPEKGVTPEEDVEDALEVCKRLGIEHRIIEINPVVDKYSEILGDSDSIAFANIKPRVRMSLTYYHANRMNRLVAGTGNKSELKTGYFTKYGDGGVDFLPIGDLYKTEIFEFAEYLGIPERIVKKKPSARLWQGQTDEGEMGISYDRLDRILKGIESGLKKEDIVKKAGVTAEDVEKVIEMVEKSRHKRELPPIAPVRALIEL, from the coding sequence ATGACCTGGGAGAAGATTGAGAAAAGAATCTGCCAGTTTATAAAAAAGAGAGTCGAGATGGCAAATGCAGACGGAGTTGTTGTTGCCCTCAGTGGAGGTATTGACAGCTCCGTCGTGGCATATCTGAGTGTAAGAGCTCTGGGACCTGAAAGAGTTTTTGGCCTGCTCCTTCCCGAAAAGGGCGTAACTCCTGAAGAGGACGTGGAAGATGCGCTGGAAGTGTGTAAAAGGCTGGGTATTGAACACAGAATTATCGAAATAAACCCTGTTGTTGATAAGTATTCGGAGATTCTTGGAGACAGCGATAGTATTGCCTTTGCCAACATAAAACCGAGGGTGAGGATGAGTCTGACATACTATCACGCCAACAGAATGAACAGGCTCGTTGCAGGCACAGGAAACAAGAGCGAGCTGAAGACCGGCTACTTCACAAAGTACGGTGATGGTGGAGTCGACTTTCTGCCCATTGGAGATCTGTACAAAACAGAGATCTTCGAATTCGCAGAATACCTGGGAATTCCAGAAAGAATCGTGAAAAAGAAGCCTTCAGCAAGACTGTGGCAGGGTCAGACAGACGAGGGAGAAATGGGAATAAGCTATGACAGGCTCGACAGAATACTGAAGGGAATTGAGAGCGGGTTGAAAAAAGAAGATATCGTGAAAAAAGCTGGAGTGACAGCAGAGGATGTTGAGAAGGTTATCGAAATGGTTGAAAAAAGCAGGCATAAACGGGAACTTCCCCCAATAGCACCTGTAAGGGCCTTAATCGAACTTTAA